The DNA window ACATCATCCGCGTTCGCCCGGTGCCGAACGACAAGGCGGACTTTAACGACAAGATGGGATCGCCGGTCAGCCTGAAGCTGGTCAACGAAAGCGCCGACTGGCCCGAGGGCTCGCCGGAGGTACGGGCGAAGATTTACGACAAGGCCAGGTACCAGGCGCTGGGCATCCTCTGGTTTCTGCAGAATGACGCAGAGGTACCGGAATTCCTGAAGAAGGAAGTCGCCGAGTGGGGCCTGCCGAAGGACGAATACGTCGACAGCGGCCACTGGTCGCCGGCGTTGTACATCCGCGAGGGGCGGCGGATGGTGGGCGTGCGCGTGTTTACCGAACAGTTCACCCAGCCCGATGCCGCCGGTGTCCGTGCGCCCGCCCAGGCGACGGCGATCGCGATCGGCGACTACTCCCTCAATTCGCACGGCGTGCATCGCCTGCCCGATGGCAAATTGCTCGGCGTGATCTCGAAACAGATCCGCCCGTGGCAGGTGCCCTTTGAATGCCTGCTTCCAAAGGATCTGGACGCGCTGCTGGCCCCCGTCGCCCTGTCGGCCAGCCACGTAGGCTACTCGGCAATCCGCATGGAGCCCACCTGGACCGCGCTCGGCCAGGCAGCCGGAATCGCCGCGGGACAGGCGATCAAGGAGAAGAAGAACCCGCGCGACCTCGATGTCGGCAAATTACAGCGACGGCTGCACGACGTCGGCGCGATCACCTTCTACACCTCCGACGTGCCGCCGAAGCACCCGGCGTTTAAAGCCGTCCAGTGGTTTGGCAATCGCGGCCTGTTCCAGGACCTGATCCCCGCCAGCCACGCGACCGACTGGAAGCTCGAAAACCTGTCGAAGAACAACCAATGGACCAAGGCTTTCCCACACCATGCGATGGAACCCGACAAACCCATCACAGCGGAACTGGCCAAATTGTGGATCGATCGCGTGACCGCACTCGGACTAAAGCTGACGACGGACATCCCGGCGGCTGATGGCGAGAAGCCCGTTTCGCGTGGCGACTTCCTTCGGGCGATGTATCGTGCAGTAGACGCCGAGTACGCACCGAAGCCCAGGAACAAGTAACTCGAGCGCGATCAACCCCTTCGACTGGCATCTGACAAACAGCGAGATCCGAAACATGACTGCAAAACTGCATTGGGGAATCCTTGGTACGGGCACCATCGCAAAGACCTTTGCGGCGGGCGTGGCGGCATCGACCAGCGGGGTTGTGGTTGCGGTCGGCAGCCGCGACCGTGTGACGGCCGATGCCTTCGGCGACGCGTTTGGCGTTCGCAATCGTCACGGCTCTTACGAGTCGCTGTTGGCCGACCCGGACGTGCAGGCGGTGTATATCGCGACGCCGCACACATCCCACAAGCGGTGGGCGATCGCGGCCGCCGAGGCGAAGAAGCATATCCTTTGCGAGAAGCCGATTGGCGTCAGCGCCGCCGAGGCCGAGGCGATCATCGCAGCGGCGCGGAAACATGATGTGTTCCTGATGGAAGCATTCATGTACCGCTGCCATCCGCAGATCGCGAAAGCACTCAAGATCATCAGGTCCGGCTTGATGGGTGCCGTGAGGGTCATCCAGGCCACCTTCAGTTTTCATTGGCCGATCGATTACGACGCCCGCAGCCGACTTCTTGCAAATGAACTGGCGGGCGGCGGCATTCTGGACGTCGGCTGCTACCCGACCAGCATCTGCCGGCTGATCGCCGGGGCGGCCGTCGCAAAGCCCTTTGCAGAACCGAGTGAACTCGTGGCCACCGGATACCTGGGGCGTACGGGGGTTGATGAATGGACCGTCGCCTCGGCGAAGTTCCCCGGCCTGCCGGGCGAGCCCGACATCCTGGCACAACTTTCGACCGGCGTGCAGTGCGACCAGGAGAACGTCGTCCGCATATACGGCTCGCAGGGTTGGCTGCTCATCCCAGACCCCTGGATTCCCTCCCGCGACGGCGCCAGCAGCCGCCTGGTGTTGAATGTCCGTGGTCGTCCCGCGCAGGAGATCGTCGTCGATCCAGGATTGACGCTCTATGCGCTCGAGGCCGACACCGTCGCCGCCAATTTGCATCTGCGACAAGCCCCGAGCCCGGCGATGAGCTGGGACGACACCTTGGGCAATATGCGGATGCTTGACCGCTGGCGTGCGGCGATCGGGCTAAAGTATGCCTTCGAGTGACAACCTTCCGCATTACAGGCTTCCATTCTGCGAGCTCTGCCGCTCCTCCGGGAACCACAGGCCGCAAGCCTGTACCATGGCGGTGACGCCCGAATAATCCCGATATCAGCGTGCCTTACGGCCCATAACGCCGTAACGTCGCCGATAACGGCTCGCTGTCCCTCCCTTCACACTGGCGTCTTGGCATCCCGTCCCTGCTGCCAGACCATTCGCCGGTAGGCTGCCGTCAGTCCTTCGCGCAATAACGCAGCGCTGATCGGTATCCGTTTCTCGGACGTTAACGTCCGAAAGCCGGCTCGGCCTGGTTTATCGCCATCTCCACCAACCATCTCTGAAAACTGCCCCACGTGATCGAAGGCTGTTTAGCGCCTCGGTGCATCCCGCAGGCAGACCGTCTGCGCACCAATTCCCCAACCGATACGACCCGCAGAGGTTGCGCCAACCGCACAGGCGGAAGGACCGCAGTCTCGACGCCGAACGCCCCCGGGCATGGGGATGGTCGGTCAGCCGCATCGCTCGGAGGTGATGCGGCAAGGAGTCGCGAAGGTGCAAAGGGAGGCGGGCCGGTTCCGCCAAGGATGAGACGCATGTGGACGCCTGATCGTCTGTCGCAGTTGATTCGCCAGTTCCGCGAGCGGAAGGATCTCCTCGCCGCCGGCCCCGGGCGCGGTTCCCGCGCTCACGCCGAGCAGATGGAACCTCGGGTGATGCTGAGCATCGCCAAGGCGATCGACGCGGCAGCGCCGGACGTGCGATCGCTCGCCGCCGCGCAGGCGTCGCGTCCCCTGGTGTTCGTGGATGCCGGCGTCGCCCGGACGACGAACCTGCCCGCCGATGCCGAGGTCATCACGTTTGTCGCCGGGGCTGATCCGATTGCGACCATCACGCGTGAGCTCGCTGGCCGCAGCAACGTCAGGTCGGTCAGCATCGTCTCCCACGGCGCTTCGGGTGCGCTGAGCCTTGGCGGAAAGTCGGTCGTGCGGCAGGACCTCTTCGAGAAGGCCGAAGAGCTGAAGAAGTGGTCGGCGAGCCTGGCCGGCGACGCCTCGATCGCGCTCTACGGCTGCGATGTCGCCAGCGGGTCCGGCGGCGAGCTGTTCGTCGAATCGCTCGCCCGGCTGACCGGCGCCACCGTCGCAGCCTCGACCGACGTCACTGGCCCCGCCGCGCTCGGCGGCGACGCCGACCTGGAGTTCGTCGCCGGCGACAAGTCGGACGTGCAGAGCCTGCTGGCCGCCGCCGACTTCTCCGCCACCCTCGCGTTCGCCATCACGCCGTCGGGCGGCACGACGACGCATGAGGTCAGCGGATCGGCGACGGTGGTTGACAGCGGTGTGGTGGTGACTGCGTCCGGCGACACCAGCACGACCGCGCTGGTGCGGATCGCGACCAACTACCGCAACGGCGAGGACGTGCTGGCGGTGAGCTACGGCGGAATCACGCCGGTCTTCACCGCCGGCACCGGCACCCTCAGCCTGACCTCCGCCGGGGCGCTGACGGCGGCACAGTGGGAGGCGGTCTTCCGCGCCGTCACCTTCACCACGGCAACGTCTGCGCCCAACCTGACCGCCCGCGGCATCACGTTCACGATCGGGTCCACCACATCGGCCGGCAAATCGCTGACGCCCGACCTGCCGGTCGACACCGCAACGCAGGACCGCATCGTCGAGGCGCTCGACGTAGTCGAGGCGATTGGCACCAAGATCGGCACCTTCTCCGGCGCCAACGCCGGCCTGAACAACGACACGGAAGTCCCGTTCACTGGCGGCCTGAAGGTGACTGACCTGTTCTACCCGAACAGCGCCGACCTCGATTCCAACGGCAACCCGGTCACCGACTGGGGACGCTCCGTGCAGCCACACCAGATCGGCTCGTACCTCGCGCTCAGCGACGCAGCCGACAACTATTTCAACGCCGCGGGCACGATCACCGACCTGGCCGGCCTGAAGGCGGCGCTGGAAGCCCGTCTGACGTCGATCGTTCCTGGAACGTCGGCCGTGCGGAACGTGACCGTCGCGTTCAGCAAGCCTGCCGCGAGCGATGCCCGGTCCATCACGATCACTATCGCAATCGCCAACACCCGCGGCGACGACATCTCGCTCGACCTGCCCGACCTGCAACGCGACCTCGGCCTCTACCTACCGACGCCGCCCACGATCACCGTCGGCGGCGGGGCCGACATCGAGTTTTCCATCAGCGTCGATCTGCAGGGCCACACCTATGGCAGCACGCTGGCGCAGAACAAGACCACGCTCGCGTTCACCCGCCTGAACGCGCTCGCCGGGTTTACGTTCAGCAATGTCACCACGACGGCGGAGTTCGGGCTGATTCGCGGGCAGCTCGTGGGCGCTTCGGGTGTCGTCGGGGCGAAGATCCCCGTCAGCTTCAGCGGTGCGACCAGCCGCACGCTCAACAGCTGGGCGACCGATGGTTCGGACGTGACGGCATTCTCGGGCACGCTCAGCGGGACGGCGAACCTCGATCTGCCGGTGACGGCGAGCCTCGGCGGCGTCGCCGCGACGACCGCCAACAGCAAGATCGTTGTCGTCGACAGCAACATCTTCGACGACACCGCTCCCAGCTACACGACCACCGACTTCAGCAACGTGCTCTACTTCAGCACGCTGAAGGTTGAAGACGTGATCGGCGAGATCCTGAAGGTCAAGGACCTCTACACCACGCTCGCCAACTCCGACGATGCGCTGTTCGGCGTCAATGTCCCGTTCCTGAAGGATAAGACCCTCGGCGAGCTGTTTGACTTCGGCAGCTTGTTCCAGTCGGCGATCGGCGCGAAGGTGGACATCGTCGAGCCCGTGCTGAACACGCCGGGCCGCGACGCCCTGACGGACTACCGCCTGCCGCTGAGCAGCGACAGCACGCCGGTGCCTTCGATGTGGTCGGACCTGCGGGCGGCGTTCAAGTTCGGCGTGGTGGTGAACAACACCTGGCCGATCGTCACCGTGACGGTCGCCGCCGACAACACCCGCGAGACGCTCGCCGACCTGATCACCGACGTCAACGCCGCCCTGACAACGGCCGGGTTGCAGATCCAGGCGAGCAACATCAGCGGCAAGATGTCGCTGAAGGCGACGAATGTCGCGGTGCAGAAGTTCGCGATCGTGCCCGTGGCCCCGGATGCCGCCCGCCTGAACCCCACTGCCCCCGCCAGCGACCTGACGACGCTGACGCTCAACCAGGCCTACTACTACACGGTCACGGGGACGACGACAGGAACGGTCACCGGCACGAACTACTACACCACCGCAACACCCGTCGCGGCGGCGGCGGTGCATGCGGGCATTCTTGCCAGCGGCACAACGGGCGTGGTGAAGGTCACCCGCGTCGGAGCGATGCCGGTCGTCTGGGGGAGCCAGCGTAACGGCATCACCTCGGGTGCGGCGGTTCTCACCGGTAACGCCTATCTCATCGAGTCGGCCGAGAGCGATCTGCGTCGGCTGGGGATTGTGGACTACGGCAGCGAACTGACAGCGCTCGATCAGTACACCGAAGGCCGGGTTCGGGCTTCGCTGGCACTGCCGGCCGACCTGTCGACCAATGCGCAGTTCGTGGTTACGTCGGGCAACGAATCGGTGACGGTGGACATCCTCGACCAGAGCCGCACCAGCGTCGCCGACACGCTGGCCGACGTGCAGGCCGCGATGGCGACGGCGGGACTGACGGGCAAGCTCGCCGCGCGACTGATCGACAGCGACAACCAGGTGCTCACCGGCGAACCGGAAGTGGGCGAAGACTACCGCCTGGAGCTCTACCTGCCCGAAGGCGGGGCATGGACGGAATTCGACATCGAACCCGCCAGCGATGTGGCCGCCTACCGCATGGTCGCGCTCGGGTTCCTCGTCGGCGACGTCTCGGCCACACCTCGGCCGTCGTCGCTCCGCACGTTCGAAGATTTCAGCAACGGCGGTCTCTTCCCGACCATCTCGATTACGCCGGTCTACGACGCGGTCGCAGGCACCGTCACGCTGCAATTCGCCGCCACCGGTACATCGACGCCGACGGTCGATGCCGGCTTTGACTTCAACCCCGATCCGGTCGGCCGTATCAAGCCGACCAACCAGAGCCTGACTTTCACGCCCACGGTCAACTCCGACATCGCGTTCGGGTTGGAGTTCAAGCTCGGCCCGGCGAACCCCATCTTCTTCGCGTCGGCCGAGGCCGTTCCGGCCAATGGTCGCCTGACGACCGATGCCCACTTCGACCTGGAGTTCGTCCTTCAGGACAAGTTTGCGGTCACGGTGCCGGCGACCTGGACCAGCGCCAACAACAACGTTCAGGATCTCGTCGCCGACATCAATCGCGCCCTGAAGCAGGCCGTCCCCAGCGGCGGCGGCACGGCCGACCTGACGAGTGACCGCATGATCGCCCGTCGTCAGCTCGACAGCGACAAGCTCGAACTGATCACCGCCACCCCCGCCAACGGCGGTTCAGCGACGGCCATCAGTCATACGGCCGGCGTGCTGTCGAGCGATCTGACGTTCGCAGTGACCTACGACGGCGATAGCTACCTGGTGACCGTCCCCGCCGCCGACACCACGACCAACACGTCGTTCGCCGACCTGGTGCTGGACCTGAACGCCGCGCTCTCGACCGTCACACTCGATGCCGACATCGACGGCGTGATCGACAGCGACGAAGCGACCTTGTCACTCGCTGACAAGCTCTTCTTCACCACCATCGCGACCGCGGCCGGCGCGAGCGACAGCAACGTCTACCTCTTTGCCACCTCGCCGGGCTCAACGGCCTGGCCGGCGACAATCACGCTGTCGGCCAGCCGGACGGACTCAGCAGTCACGGAACTGGGCTTCGACGACGGCGCAGACGGAGACCTCTCCAGCTCGACTGCCCGCGCCAGCGGAACCACCAGCTATCTGCGCAACCACACCAACGGCAGCGCGCTCGCCGGCGGATCGCTCGCCCTCACGGTCCCCACCTTCGCCGGGTCCGTCACCTACGGCTTCAACAAGCTCGACTTCGCCAGCATCAGCGGCGGCAGTGTCGCGGCGGAGATGGACGTGCTGATCGGCAGCGGCGTGGACGCCGGCTCGACGCTCATCAGCAACAGCCCCGCGAGTTATCTCGACCGAACGCTGACCGGCGCCGGAGGCGCCGGCAACGCTGCCGCGGCGATCACGCTTGAAGACATCACCTCGGGCTCGGCCGACATCGACAACAACGCCGCCATCGCGATCAGCATCGCAGATATCTCCGATACGACGGCAATCGTGGAGATTCCGGTCGGTGTGCCGATTCCGGTGCCGGGGCAGGTCAACGGTGTGCTCACTTCGACGGGCACGGTCAACTTCCTGTACGAGGGTGCGAAGTACACCGTCAGCGTGCTGGCGGCGAACACCACTACCAACGCGTCCGTCGCCGACTTGGCCGCCGACTTCAGCGCGGCGCTGTCAAGTGTCACGCGCACGGTGTCCGGCGTTCCCGCGCTGGGCTTCAACGCTTCGTCGATGTTCACCATCACCGCCGGCGACGATGCCCTGATCGTCTCAGCGAAAACCCCGACCGCCAATCCCGACTTTGCCGTGGCGAGCTTCGTGCCCGGCTTGTCGGCGTTCGGCGAAGTCGGCCTGCAGGGCGCGTTCGGCCCGGCAACGGTCGCCCAGGCGCTGGCCGACGTCATGCCGGTGATGGACACGCTCCAGTCGCAGATGGACGCGTTTGCGAACATCCCCTTGCCGCTGGTCGAGCTCACGCTCAACGACCTGATCGACATCAAGGGGGACATGCTCCGCCGGATCGAATCGTTCCGCGACATGTCCGTGACCACGCCGGAACAGATCGCCACGGCCCTCTCGGCGGCGTTCAGCATCCCGACGGATTACGTGAGTGTCGCGTTCGACAGCGCCAACAACGCCTACCGGATCGATCTGAAGGTCGAGACCGG is part of the Humisphaera borealis genome and encodes:
- a CDS encoding Gfo/Idh/MocA family protein, producing the protein MTAKLHWGILGTGTIAKTFAAGVAASTSGVVVAVGSRDRVTADAFGDAFGVRNRHGSYESLLADPDVQAVYIATPHTSHKRWAIAAAEAKKHILCEKPIGVSAAEAEAIIAAARKHDVFLMEAFMYRCHPQIAKALKIIRSGLMGAVRVIQATFSFHWPIDYDARSRLLANELAGGGILDVGCYPTSICRLIAGAAVAKPFAEPSELVATGYLGRTGVDEWTVASAKFPGLPGEPDILAQLSTGVQCDQENVVRIYGSQGWLLIPDPWIPSRDGASSRLVLNVRGRPAQEIVVDPGLTLYALEADTVAANLHLRQAPSPAMSWDDTLGNMRMLDRWRAAIGLKYAFE
- a CDS encoding FAD-dependent oxidoreductase — encoded protein: MSRALILLGFLSALTSVASAQAPIPERRVGVVVYGATPGGIAAAVAAAREGAAVTLLEESSHIGGLSAGGLSHTDFRTYESLGGLWREFMDRVDAHYKTTYGDGSPQQKASMLGGYYEPRVAGMIFRQMLDEAKVEVLTRHRPTGVYIPFTADGRRSLAAVTFTNLADGKPTTLYAGVFIDGTYEGDLMALAGVKYRLGCEAKTEYDESLAFEEANPWVMAINFRVCLSKNAENRLPIPQPAGYDRVHFTKVLDAVKAGQIKNLDDIIRVRPVPNDKADFNDKMGSPVSLKLVNESADWPEGSPEVRAKIYDKARYQALGILWFLQNDAEVPEFLKKEVAEWGLPKDEYVDSGHWSPALYIREGRRMVGVRVFTEQFTQPDAAGVRAPAQATAIAIGDYSLNSHGVHRLPDGKLLGVISKQIRPWQVPFECLLPKDLDALLAPVALSASHVGYSAIRMEPTWTALGQAAGIAAGQAIKEKKNPRDLDVGKLQRRLHDVGAITFYTSDVPPKHPAFKAVQWFGNRGLFQDLIPASHATDWKLENLSKNNQWTKAFPHHAMEPDKPITAELAKLWIDRVTALGLKLTTDIPAADGEKPVSRGDFLRAMYRAVDAEYAPKPRNK